The following are encoded in a window of Bradyrhizobium guangdongense genomic DNA:
- a CDS encoding right-handed parallel beta-helix repeat-containing protein, whose amino-acid sequence MKVSLAVVALVLSFLFSTIPSYAQASRTWVSGVGDDANPCSRTAPCKTFAGAISKTAAGGEISVLDPGGFGAVTITKAISITNDGVGEAGVLVSGTNGIVVAAGASDVVNVRGVVIDGFGTGLSGIRITSAGSVNVQNCVIKNFSGGGTGTGISFAPNATSQLFVSDSIVSNNSGGIQVATASAGTHGIFAVLNRVQVENNATFGIKVDGTGGTGAISATARDSVSAGNLTNGIWATAPSGASAIRLLVDRSAAVNNAGVGILSDGPSTQVILNNSAVTGNITGLSFTNGGTMPSLKNSAVAGNRVTDGTSSAAVAPQ is encoded by the coding sequence GTGAAAGTATCTCTAGCTGTCGTCGCGCTTGTCCTGTCATTTCTTTTTTCAACCATCCCGTCATACGCGCAGGCATCTCGGACCTGGGTTTCGGGCGTCGGTGATGACGCAAATCCCTGCAGTCGCACTGCGCCGTGCAAAACCTTTGCAGGCGCGATCTCCAAGACGGCTGCGGGAGGGGAGATCAGCGTTCTCGATCCAGGTGGATTCGGCGCCGTGACCATCACAAAGGCCATCAGCATCACCAATGACGGCGTTGGCGAAGCCGGAGTGCTGGTATCAGGCACGAATGGCATCGTCGTTGCTGCCGGAGCTAGCGATGTTGTTAACGTCCGGGGCGTTGTTATTGACGGTTTCGGCACGGGATTATCCGGCATCCGGATAACCTCTGCAGGCTCCGTAAACGTTCAGAACTGTGTGATCAAGAACTTCAGCGGGGGCGGGACTGGAACGGGAATTAGCTTTGCCCCGAATGCGACGTCTCAGCTGTTCGTATCGGACTCGATCGTGTCCAATAATAGCGGAGGGATCCAGGTCGCCACGGCGTCCGCCGGTACGCATGGCATCTTCGCCGTGCTCAATCGGGTTCAGGTGGAGAATAACGCGACATTCGGGATCAAGGTGGACGGTACGGGCGGTACCGGAGCAATCAGTGCGACTGCGCGAGATAGCGTGTCGGCCGGCAATCTTACCAACGGCATATGGGCGACCGCACCATCTGGCGCATCTGCGATCCGCCTACTCGTTGATCGAAGTGCAGCCGTCAACAACGCGGGTGTCGGCATTTTATCGGACGGTCCGTCTACGCAGGTCATTCTGAACAATTCGGCGGTGACGGGTAACATCACCGGCTTGAGTTTCACGAATGGCGGTACGATGCCGTCACTCAAGAACAGTGCCGTTGCAGGCAATCGAGTGACCGACGG
- a CDS encoding aminotransferase class III-fold pyridoxal phosphate-dependent enzyme has translation MSSTGQTLYRRARKVMPGGTQLLSKRPEMFLPEQWPTYFKSAKGAEVVDLDGKTYLDMSYCGIGATILGFADPDVDAAVKSAIDMGSMSTLNCAEDIELAELLVELHPWADMVRFGRAGGEAMAIAVRIARAATGRDMVAFCGYHGWHDWYLSANLGETTALDGHLLPGLDTKGVPRGLAGLMHPFHFNKLDEIEAIVAAHGERLAAIVMEPVRSSEPEPAFIKGIRALADRCGAALIFDEVTSGFRINSGGAHLAYGVDPDMAVFAKAIANGFPMAAIVGRASVMDAAQETFVSSTAWTERVGPVAALATLRKHREQNVARHLMRIGMRIQKGWTEASQAAGLPLHVSGISPLGHFAFDLPDAQEVRTLFTQMMLDRGILATGSFYAMWSHTDAHVDRYLDATAEVFRELRTAVDQKAVRQLLRGPVAHSGFKRLT, from the coding sequence ATGTCGAGCACCGGCCAAACGCTTTACCGACGCGCGCGCAAGGTCATGCCCGGTGGAACGCAGCTGCTTTCAAAGCGGCCGGAAATGTTCCTGCCGGAACAGTGGCCGACTTACTTCAAATCGGCCAAGGGCGCCGAAGTCGTCGATCTCGACGGCAAGACTTACCTTGACATGAGCTATTGCGGCATAGGCGCCACCATCCTGGGCTTTGCCGACCCCGACGTCGATGCCGCAGTAAAGAGTGCGATCGACATGGGGTCGATGTCGACCTTGAACTGCGCTGAGGATATCGAGCTGGCAGAGCTCCTGGTCGAGCTGCATCCTTGGGCGGACATGGTGCGTTTCGGTCGCGCCGGTGGCGAGGCTATGGCGATTGCGGTTCGCATCGCGCGCGCCGCGACCGGCCGCGACATGGTGGCGTTCTGCGGTTATCACGGCTGGCACGACTGGTACCTCAGCGCCAATCTCGGCGAGACCACCGCACTCGACGGTCATCTGCTGCCCGGCCTCGATACCAAGGGCGTGCCGCGTGGACTCGCCGGCCTGATGCATCCATTCCACTTCAATAAGCTCGATGAGATCGAGGCCATCGTCGCCGCCCATGGCGAACGGCTCGCCGCCATCGTGATGGAGCCGGTGCGCTCCAGTGAGCCCGAACCGGCCTTCATCAAGGGTATCCGCGCGCTCGCCGACCGCTGCGGCGCCGCGTTGATCTTCGACGAGGTGACGTCGGGCTTCCGCATCAATTCCGGCGGTGCTCATCTGGCCTATGGCGTCGATCCCGACATGGCGGTGTTCGCCAAGGCTATCGCCAACGGTTTTCCGATGGCCGCGATCGTCGGCCGTGCCTCCGTGATGGACGCGGCGCAGGAAACCTTCGTCAGTTCGACGGCCTGGACTGAGCGCGTCGGCCCGGTCGCGGCACTTGCCACCTTGCGCAAGCATCGCGAGCAGAACGTCGCGCGGCACCTGATGCGGATCGGCATGCGCATCCAGAAGGGCTGGACCGAGGCGTCACAGGCCGCGGGCCTGCCCCTGCACGTTTCCGGCATCTCGCCGCTCGGCCATTTCGCCTTCGACTTGCCGGACGCGCAGGAGGTGCGCACGCTGTTCACGCAGATGATGCTGGACCGCGGCATCCTCGCGACGGGCTCGTTCTACGCGATGTGGTCGCATACCGACGCCCATGTCGATCGTTACCTGGATGCGACGGCCGAGGTGTTCCGGGAGCTCCGCACCGCCGTCGATCAGAAGGCCGTCAGGCAGTTGCTGCGCGGGCCCGTGGCTCACTCCGGGTTCAAGCGGTTGACCTGA